ATGTTTTCGGACATTGCACCCTGGGTTTGTGCACTTGTAGTAGCTCCTGCGAACACAAGGAAAAATGACTCTGAAATGCTTGCATTAGAAAAGGATTCTCCAAACAGTCAATTTATTAGCCATAGTGATTGATAAATTGGAAGTTCAAGTTGGCCACAACCTAGCAGGCAAAATAGCTGTTAAGTCATTAAAAGACTAAGCATATAATAGGCTCACAAAATGTAAGTTTAACTGTGAAATGGCAATctggaaaaaaatttcaccTTGGATAAGGGTTCCCTTTAACAACCTTCTGGCCATACTTTCGCCACCTATAACCATCATCTAAAAGGTCAACTTCACTTGTCGTCTGAACAATGATTTTAGGCTCTGTAACAGTTCGATGGTTTGGCGGTGAAGATTGGATATCAATATTCCTGCCAATGATTCAACACGAAACACTCATTCAGAAgatgtaaaattatcaattgtCAGGTTTCCATGTATTCGAAATTATTTTACCTTCTTTTAGAGTCAGTTTCATCCTCATCTCTTCCATTTACTCTAGTTTCAGTATCAACCACTTCTTCACTGTCACTTGACCCTGATATATGTTCAGGTGTAGCTTGGCTAGATTCCTGATCTTTCATCCCATCATAGGACTTGTTGAGATTTCCCGTCTGGCCCTCAGAGTCCAACCCATAGCTCCCCTGATTATTCATTGTACCATCTGGATTATCTTTTGCACGCTTATTGGGTGGGGGATGGCTGTGTTGGCCTTTATAAATGATCTCAGTTATATGACCATCATGCGACCgttcaattttcttcttgacGGGACAATTTTGATTAGTACATTTATAATAGCTTCGAGGGTATTCACTGCCTTTCACCTGCTTCTGCCCATACTTCCGCCAATTATATCCGTCATCAGCAGGTTTATCAACATTTAGGTTAGGAGGTTGAAATTTCTGATCAGAGTGGGAGATCTCAGATGAATCCTTAATGATGTTCTGCTCTGGCATAGGAGGAGGCATATTCCGTTTCAAAGATGCACTGGAAGGACGAGGCTGCAGCTGAGCAAGAGATGAAGCAGGAGGTGCTGATAAAGATGGATATTCGGAGTGGATATGCATTTGGGATTGAGCTTGAGCCGTTAGCTGAGCTGAAAAATGTGGTATTCCCAATGGACCCTATTTCAAGTAGAGAGTAGAATttcttcaacaaaaaaaacaaaaaaaaagagtcgAGAGTAAAAAGAAGAGTTGAGATAGCAACAAAGTCACAGCTCCAAGAAATTGACAACTGTTATCAAGTAAGAATATGAAGAGAATTCAAATACTAAAATCTACTTCAACAGCGATTGCTGCCAGTATTGACTACTTGAACTACTCAAGTTTCCATATAGCACAGATTACAAGGAAAGAAATCATTTGCAGAGGTCTCTACAGAATCATCCAGTTCTACAGATCCTCCTTGGATGCTAACAATATTTCCCAACTTTCAAGCACAACAATAATTTGAACTGTGGACAATGCTGAGGACCAAATTGGTCAATTGCTTGAATCAGAAAGTGTGAGAAACCAGCCATGCCAAGCAACCAGGGATATAGAAAACCTTTTTACTACAATGATGCTAGATCTCCTTATAGCGTAGATTGATATACaccataattatatgaaaaagaaaaacagcatCCAGAAAAGGAGAGAAACTGAAAGAGTACCTTAGGATATAAAGCAATAATTTAACCAGATAATCAGATAATACATCGTTCAGAGATGGGTAAAAATACTTACATAAAGCAGGAGGCCAAAGATTTCCTTGTAATGGAAGTCTTTCCTCTTTCCTTCCAAACCTCCTACTTTTACTTGTCTATACCAAATAAATATACCGGGTGACATGGTGCAAAAGTTTAGAATCCTATCGTGCTAGAATTATCCCTGCAGGTGGTGACAGATTATCGGTGGTCACTCCTATTCCTTGCATCAAAGCAAGTGTTAAAATTCTAAAACCTCATAATTCAGCATTTCATGCAGATAAATCTTTTCTTCAGAGGGCAATAAATTACAAGGCGCTATCTGATAATTTCCATGCATACTTCAGCTAAAGTCAGGATGAACAACAGCAGAAACCTACATCTTTTGACTGCTGTTGCCCGTAACACAGGTTCTTCATGATAAACCCCAGCAGCAGTTcaacaaaattcacaaaaagaCAAACGGTGTACCTGTCCCTATCTATAACCTTTATGCGCCCGCATAAAGAATGCATCACTGCTTGTAATTCTCGCATAAATAAGGATAACAGATCCTACTATAGCTCCACTCTTAAGTTCTTAACCAAATTGCGCAAACAATCTAGCTTTGATGGATTATCTATTCCGTTTACTGAATCGGATGAATTGCAAGCAACTCTAACGCAATGAATGAACTACGTAccgaaagaagaaaagaaaacaaatttctaCTTGAATTGCATGCCAATCCGACATTTATAACCGGCCTGTAAACGGAAATATTCCACATTTTGGTAATCCGCAATTTCCCAACCAATCCAAACCTTTcgcataaaaggaaaaaaggggAGCTGAAACCCCTTCTCCCATTAATCATAACCTACAATCTTCAAGTCAAAGATTCTTAACCAGTACTGTCGCAGATTGCTAAAAGCTCCACTATTTGACCCCAAAAAGACCCCTTTCTTACTTCACAAGCTCCACTGTTTGAGCCCAAAAGAAACATTTTCCCCACTtcattaacaaatttagtcatCAAGAATCAACAAAAACGGACCACTTTCTAATCCCAAAACCAATCAAGTTTATCACGTCCACGTTACAATCCCACAACTAAGCATAAAAGCACAcctataaacataataaaagtcacatcaaatcaaagaaaacTACGGAAGACCACCTCCATCAATACCTGCGAAGACTGGAAAAACCCCGGCGAATCCAGGAAGCTAGCAGGACTCAACCCCGGTGGAATCGTAAACATTCCTTGATGCTGCGACAACATTAATCCCGCCGGCCTATTCTGCTGATAGCTAATGCCTAACGTTCGGCACAGAGGTGGGAGCCTCCGACATGGCGCCGGCGAGAAGCTGAGAAAACGAGCGGTAGTCGTTTTCAGGGTCATTTTCAGCCAAGAAACTCGAAACCAAAGTCATCGGGCCCGGGCTCACTCCCGGCCCACCCATAAACATGTTCTCAACCGAACCTCTCGACGGCAGCATGATCCTCGGCGCCGGCTGCCTGGACGAAGACGGTGGCTGCTCTTTGTCAGCCATTGGATTCTAGTTTTGACTTCGATATGGATTAAGCTTCtggaaacaaaaacaaaaaagaataactGCTGATGCAGAGAAAAAGCTGTTTTGTTTAAGTCGGAGCTTTTTCTGTTTCTATATTTGCTGAAACTTCCATAAAAAGTCGTCGCTCTGCCTTTTTGTTaactttctattttaaaattgtaaaataaattaagaaaatactaaaaaaatagctATCTGAATAATTCAGTAAATGAGACCTTATTCAAGTGACAAAATTCAGAACTCAAGTCGGTAAGTTCGCGAGTGTAGATTTTATTAAGATACATTCGGATTGATCATAACTCTAGCTTACCAATCAACCGACGccatttttacttatttgtttgatatattcgatgtcatatttaaattgatatattttaaaatttttaataataaattataaaaattaatgggatatttttaaattaaagaattttaaaaaaaatgttctaatcttattttttgagttatattttattgaacatTGATcgattttaaattactttaattttttaattaaatctaaatccAATGATCCAAATGTAGCTTAAGCATTAATTTagatattaaatcaaatttgttgtagatattaataaataagttatataatttttatgataaatttctcgttcactttattatattttgatccgGATGGAGATCGGATCGTTTAAAGGGTACGGCAAATCATGTTTTAGGAAAGcctaataagaaaaataatcgtTAGGCTCGTTGGGCAGTATCCAATAAAGATCCTCCGATGCTTACAATTCATGAGGTTGGAAAGAAAGAGTAAATGCTAGTGTTGTAGTAAATGAAGTATCAATATCTGAAATAGTTGGGTGTATTTATAAGGCCACTGTATCCATTTATCTGGGCCACGTGGTATGATCCTGACGCCTTGATATAAGATCAACAGTCCGGAGATTTatgaatgaaacttacatttcacccaaaaaaaatacctAGCAAACATATTCAAGATATGgttttggtaattatattgacacccttcaaaattaaatttaattacaaaaatattttatatttttataaaattataaatatttttttaagattatagttataattataagtacattgTTCTATTATTCGTAGaattttacacaaatactCCTTGAGGTACATTACACTAACAATCTTTCggggtgtatttataattttacaaagaacatgggatatttat
This region of Sesamum indicum cultivar Zhongzhi No. 13 linkage group LG4, S_indicum_v1.0, whole genome shotgun sequence genomic DNA includes:
- the LOC105160088 gene encoding LOW QUALITY PROTEIN: probable WRKY transcription factor 4 (The sequence of the model RefSeq protein was modified relative to this genomic sequence to represent the inferred CDS: inserted 2 bases in 1 codon; substituted 1 base at 1 genomic stop codon); this translates as MADKEQPPSSSRQPAPRIMLPSRGSVENMFMGGPGVSPGPMTLVSSFLAENDPENDYRSFSQLLAGAMSEAPTSVPNVRXISYQQNRPAGLMLSQHQGMFTIPPGLSPASFLDSPGFFQSSQGPLGIPHFSAQLTAQAQSQMHIHSEYPSLSAPPASSLAQLQPRPSSASLKRNMPPPMPEQNIIKDSSEISHSDQKFQPPNLNVDKPADDGYNWRKYGQKQVKGSEYPRSYYKCTNQNCPVKKKIERSHDGHITEIIYKGQHSHPPPNKRAKDNPDGTMNNQGSYGLDSEGQTGNLNKSYDGMKDQESSQATPEHISGSSDSEEVVDTETRVNGRDEDETDSKRRNIDIQSSPPNHRTVTEPKIIVQTTSEVDLLDDGYRWRKYGQKVVKGNPYPRSYYKCTNPGCNVRKHVERAASDPKAVITTYEGKHNHDVPASKMRIHNTADAASQLRPHNAVTDGQTANRRLEFGNNDQXPVSLLRFKEEQIT